One genomic region from Gemmobacter aquarius encodes:
- a CDS encoding fasciclin domain-containing protein, whose translation MKLSIRALALTTLFALPAFAAENPMVGGAPMFATKNIVENAVNSADHTTLVAAVQAAGLVETLQSAGPFTVFAPVNDAFAALPAGTVETLLKPENKAMLTKILTAHVVAGTLSGEEIMRRAKASADGFYHMQTVSGDALSAQVKGKNLYLIDESGNASKVTIADVNQSNGVIHVVNAVLLPR comes from the coding sequence ATGAAACTCTCGATCCGCGCCCTCGCGCTTACCACCCTCTTCGCGCTTCCCGCCTTTGCCGCCGAAAACCCGATGGTGGGCGGTGCGCCCATGTTCGCCACCAAGAACATCGTCGAAAACGCCGTGAACTCGGCCGATCACACCACGCTCGTCGCCGCCGTGCAGGCCGCGGGCCTCGTGGAAACCCTGCAATCGGCAGGCCCCTTCACCGTCTTCGCCCCCGTGAACGACGCCTTCGCGGCCCTGCCCGCAGGCACCGTCGAAACCCTGCTCAAGCCTGAAAACAAGGCGATGCTGACCAAGATCCTGACCGCCCACGTGGTCGCAGGCACCCTGTCGGGCGAAGAAATCATGCGCCGCGCCAAAGCCTCGGCCGATGGTTTCTACCATATGCAGACCGTGTCGGGCGATGCACTCTCGGCGCAGGTCAAGGGCAAGAACCTGTATCTGATCGACGAATCGGGCAATGCGTCCAAGGTCACGATCGCCGATGTGAACCAGTCGAACGGCGTGATCCATGTGGTGAACGCGGTCCTTCTGCCGCGCTGA
- a CDS encoding glutathione S-transferase family protein has protein sequence MRLLGTYGSPFVRRVGATLHLYAIPFDHAPLQTAADRDEITAHNPLGRIPALVLDDGTAIADSSAILDHLDETMGEAALTPRSGPARRRVLALTAIGLGTAEKYVAAWYETAMRPETHVWQPWLDRLQAQIVQGLAALEAEMTGPYLAGDSLTQADVTAICALDGVLIDMPDLIAPGAIPKLRGLRDRLADLDAFRLTAPE, from the coding sequence ATGCGACTGCTCGGCACCTATGGCTCTCCCTTCGTCCGCCGCGTGGGCGCCACGCTGCACCTTTACGCCATCCCCTTCGACCATGCGCCGCTGCAAACCGCAGCCGACCGCGACGAGATCACCGCCCACAACCCCCTCGGCCGCATCCCTGCGCTTGTGCTCGACGATGGCACGGCCATAGCCGACAGCAGCGCGATCCTTGACCACCTCGACGAAACGATGGGCGAAGCCGCCCTCACCCCCCGCTCCGGCCCCGCCCGCCGCCGTGTGCTGGCCCTTACGGCCATCGGCCTCGGCACCGCCGAGAAATACGTGGCCGCGTGGTACGAAACCGCCATGCGCCCCGAAACCCATGTCTGGCAGCCGTGGCTCGACCGCCTGCAAGCGCAGATCGTGCAAGGCTTGGCTGCGCTGGAAGCGGAAATGACCGGACCCTACCTTGCGGGGGACAGCCTGACCCAGGCCGATGTCACCGCCATCTGCGCGCTCGACGGCGTGCTGATCGACATGCCCGACCTGATTGCCCCCGGTGCCATCCCGAAATTGCGCGGCCTGCGCGACCGTCTGGCCGATCTCGACGCCTTCCGCCTTACCGCGCCCGAATGA
- the irrA gene encoding iron response transcriptional regulator IrrA produces the protein MAVTAQTRGTEWLASAGLRPTRQRLALAALLVGDGENRHVTAESLYALSATSGEKVSLATVYNTLRAFCEAGLMNEVVVDGSKSYFDTRMDEHPHFYWEDSHALTDAPADALRIEGLPDAPAGMQVSRVDVVIRLKRA, from the coding sequence ATGGCGGTGACGGCACAGACACGCGGGACCGAATGGCTGGCGAGCGCAGGGTTGCGCCCGACACGGCAGCGGCTTGCGCTGGCGGCACTGCTGGTGGGTGACGGCGAGAACCGGCATGTGACGGCGGAAAGCCTGTATGCGCTGTCGGCCACGTCGGGCGAGAAGGTGTCGCTGGCGACGGTTTACAACACGCTGCGCGCGTTCTGCGAAGCGGGCCTGATGAACGAGGTCGTGGTGGACGGGTCGAAAAGCTATTTCGACACGCGCATGGACGAGCATCCGCATTTCTACTGGGAAGACAGCCACGCGCTGACCGATGCGCCCGCCGATGCCTTGCGGATCGAGGGCTTGCCCGATGCGCCTGCGGGGATGCAGGTTTCGCGCGTCGATGTGGTGATCAGGCTGAAGCGGGCCTGA
- the fabA gene encoding bifunctional 3-hydroxydecanoyl-ACP dehydratase/trans-2-decenoyl-ACP isomerase yields MSYPTSFDREALLKCSRGELFGPGNAQLPAPPMLMMDRITEISGDGGEHGKGHVVAEFDITPDLWFFDCHFPGNPIMPGCLGLDGLWQLTGFNLGWRGWQGRGYALGVGEVKLTGMVRPDRKMLTYRVNFTKALQTRRLTMGVADGIVEADGDVIYIVKDMKVALSES; encoded by the coding sequence ATGTCCTACCCGACCAGTTTCGACCGCGAGGCCCTGCTGAAATGCTCCCGCGGAGAGCTGTTCGGCCCCGGCAACGCCCAGCTTCCCGCGCCCCCCATGCTGATGATGGACCGCATCACCGAAATCTCGGGCGATGGCGGCGAACATGGCAAGGGCCATGTGGTCGCCGAATTCGACATCACGCCAGACCTGTGGTTCTTCGACTGCCACTTCCCCGGCAACCCGATCATGCCGGGCTGCCTCGGCCTCGACGGCTTGTGGCAGCTGACCGGCTTCAACCTGGGCTGGCGCGGCTGGCAGGGCCGCGGCTACGCGCTCGGCGTGGGCGAGGTCAAACTGACCGGCATGGTCCGCCCCGACCGCAAGATGCTGACCTACCGCGTGAATTTCACCAAGGCCCTGCAAACCCGCCGCCTGACGATGGGTGTCGCCGACGGCATCGTCGAAGCCGATGGCGATGTGATCTACATCGTCAAGGACATGAAGGTGGCCCTCAGCGAAAGCTGA
- a CDS encoding PAS domain-containing protein has product MDGAIFDGRAVIGSIVHRTNGFVYRCRNDRDYSMLLMEGAVAELTGYPASGFLEAPQRSYSGLCHPDDCDSVYLAVDTALEKQENWTVDYRLVRPDGSTRWVHEIGGGVFDGAGALEFLEGIVLDHEARRNEDTERGKRTELIAGHCRTLVQETKPVLRVLRELRILAINARIEAARAGRAGAGFAVVAGEVGRIADETAARASRVADLTEELQSLLRAND; this is encoded by the coding sequence ATGGACGGCGCAATTTTTGACGGGCGGGCCGTGATCGGCAGCATCGTCCACCGGACCAACGGCTTCGTCTACCGCTGCCGCAACGACCGCGACTATTCGATGCTCCTGATGGAAGGCGCTGTGGCCGAACTCACCGGCTACCCCGCATCCGGTTTTCTCGAGGCGCCTCAACGCTCCTATTCCGGCCTCTGCCACCCCGACGACTGCGATTCAGTCTATCTGGCCGTCGATACCGCGCTGGAAAAGCAGGAAAACTGGACCGTCGATTACCGCCTCGTGCGGCCCGACGGATCGACCCGCTGGGTGCATGAAATCGGCGGCGGCGTCTTCGACGGCGCGGGTGCTCTGGAATTCCTCGAAGGCATCGTGCTCGACCACGAAGCCCGCCGCAACGAAGACACCGAACGCGGCAAGCGGACCGAACTCATCGCAGGCCATTGCCGCACCTTGGTGCAGGAAACCAAACCCGTCCTCCGCGTCCTGCGCGAACTCCGCATCCTTGCGATCAACGCCCGCATCGAAGCCGCCCGCGCCGGTCGCGCCGGCGCAGGCTTTGCCGTCGTCGCAGGCGAAGTCGGCCGCATCGCCGACGAAACCGCCGCCCGCGCCTCCCGCGTGGCCGACCTCACCGAAGAGCTGCAAAGCCTCTTGCGCGCCAACGACTGA
- the fabB gene encoding beta-ketoacyl-ACP synthase I codes for MRRVVITGIGIVSPIGNTAAEVEASLRAGKSGIVFAPEYAERGFRSQIHGQPQIVLEDHIDKRDLRFMGDGAAYNFIAMDQAIKDSGLEPSDISNDRTGIIVGSGGPSTKSFFKAHNIVRETGSPKRIGPFGVTKGMSSTTSACLATPFKIKGVNYSITSACSTSAHCIGNGTELIQFGKQDIVFAGGGEELDWTLSCLFDAMGAMSSKYNDAPETASRTYDATRDGFVIAGGGGVVVLEELNHALARGAKIYAEVTGYGATSDGHDMVAPSGEGGERSMRVALSTLPAGRSIDYINSHGTSTPVGDVTEMEAIRRVFGKGSTPPVASTKSLTGHSLGATGVHEAIYSLLMLNGDFIAASANVKTLDPALDPSEIVTELRTGVKLDSVLSNSFGFGGTNATLVMSRYLG; via the coding sequence ATGCGTCGCGTCGTCATCACCGGAATCGGGATCGTCTCGCCCATCGGCAACACCGCGGCCGAGGTGGAAGCCTCGCTCCGCGCCGGAAAATCGGGCATCGTCTTCGCCCCCGAATACGCCGAACGCGGCTTCCGTAGCCAAATTCACGGCCAGCCGCAGATCGTACTGGAAGACCATATCGACAAGCGCGACCTGCGCTTCATGGGCGATGGTGCGGCCTACAACTTCATCGCCATGGATCAGGCGATCAAGGACTCGGGCCTTGAACCCTCGGACATCTCGAACGACCGCACCGGCATTATCGTGGGCAGCGGCGGCCCCTCGACCAAGTCGTTCTTCAAGGCCCATAACATCGTCCGCGAAACCGGCTCGCCCAAGCGCATCGGCCCCTTCGGCGTGACCAAGGGCATGTCGTCCACAACCAGCGCCTGCCTCGCCACGCCGTTCAAGATCAAGGGCGTCAACTACTCGATCACCTCGGCCTGCTCGACATCCGCCCATTGCATCGGCAACGGAACCGAACTCATCCAGTTCGGCAAGCAGGACATCGTCTTCGCCGGCGGCGGCGAGGAACTCGACTGGACGCTGTCGTGCCTTTTCGACGCGATGGGCGCGATGTCGTCCAAGTACAACGACGCCCCCGAAACCGCGTCCCGCACCTATGACGCCACGCGCGACGGTTTCGTCATCGCAGGCGGTGGCGGTGTGGTGGTGCTCGAAGAACTCAACCACGCGCTGGCCCGTGGTGCCAAGATCTACGCCGAAGTCACCGGCTATGGCGCCACCTCCGACGGTCACGATATGGTCGCCCCCTCGGGCGAAGGCGGCGAACGGTCGATGCGTGTCGCCCTCTCGACCCTGCCCGCAGGCCGCAGCATCGACTACATCAACAGCCACGGCACCAGCACCCCCGTAGGCGATGTGACCGAAATGGAAGCCATCCGCCGCGTCTTCGGCAAAGGCTCCACGCCCCCCGTGGCATCGACCAAATCGCTCACCGGCCACTCCTTGGGTGCCACCGGCGTGCACGAGGCGATCTATTCGCTTCTGATGCTCAACGGCGACTTCATCGCCGCCTCCGCCAACGTCAAAACGCTCGACCCCGCGCTCGACCCGTCCGAAATCGTCACCGAACTCCGCACGGGCGTGAAACTCGATTCGGTCCTGTCCAACAGCTTCGGCTTCGGCGGCACCAACGCGACACTGGTGATGAGCAGATATCTCGGCTGA
- a CDS encoding enoyl-ACP reductase FabI, translated as MADLMKGKRGLVMGVANERSIAWGIARAMAAEGAELAFSYQGDAFGKRLAPLAASVGSDFMVDVDVTDDASLDACFAALAERWGTIDFVVHAIAYSDKNELTGRFSNTSRANFTNSLAISCFSFIDISRRAAELMPAGGTLITLTYGGSNRVTPNYNVMGVAKAALESSVRYLANDLGPQQIRVNAVSPGPMKTLAGAAIGGARATYRHTEANAPLRANATLEAVGGTAVWLASDYGACTTGEIIHVDGGYHVLGMPQPESGADKA; from the coding sequence ATGGCCGATCTGATGAAGGGCAAGCGCGGGCTTGTCATGGGCGTGGCGAACGAACGCTCGATCGCATGGGGCATCGCCCGCGCCATGGCCGCCGAAGGCGCCGAACTCGCCTTCTCCTATCAGGGTGACGCTTTCGGCAAACGCCTTGCCCCGCTCGCGGCCTCGGTCGGATCAGATTTCATGGTCGATGTCGACGTGACCGACGACGCCTCGCTCGACGCCTGCTTCGCCGCACTGGCAGAGCGTTGGGGCACCATAGACTTCGTGGTCCATGCCATCGCCTATTCCGACAAGAACGAACTCACCGGCCGCTTCTCGAACACCTCGCGCGCGAACTTCACCAATTCCTTGGCGATCTCGTGCTTCTCCTTCATCGACATCTCGCGCCGCGCGGCCGAGCTGATGCCCGCAGGCGGTACGCTGATCACCCTCACCTACGGCGGCTCGAACCGCGTCACGCCGAACTACAACGTGATGGGCGTGGCCAAAGCGGCGCTGGAATCCTCGGTCCGCTACCTCGCCAATGACCTCGGCCCGCAACAGATCCGCGTCAACGCCGTATCGCCGGGGCCGATGAAGACACTGGCAGGGGCCGCCATCGGCGGTGCGCGCGCCACCTACCGCCACACCGAAGCCAACGCCCCCCTTCGCGCCAATGCCACCCTCGAAGCCGTAGGCGGCACAGCCGTCTGGCTCGCGTCGGACTACGGTGCCTGCACGACCGGAGAGATCATCCACGTCGACGGCGGCTACCACGTCCTCGGCATGCCGCAACCAGAATCGGGCGCCGACAAGGCCTGA
- a CDS encoding SOS response-associated peptidase has product MCGRFTITHPNDALARLFDAVPSNDLPPSPRFNVCPTTPVAVVTSDGGVRRLRPMRWGFIPSWYKTPTDGPLIINARADTVAVKPAFREAVRARRCIVPASGFYEWQAEGKAKLPWYFTRVDGAPLAFAGLWQRWGELDTVAIVSTDAGPGMCGLHHREAVVLEAADWPLWLGEAGHGAAVLMKASGGGVLAAHRVDVAVNSNRAEGAGLIEPLLA; this is encoded by the coding sequence ATGTGCGGACGTTTCACCATCACCCACCCGAATGACGCGCTGGCGCGACTGTTCGATGCCGTGCCGTCGAACGATCTGCCGCCGTCGCCGCGGTTCAATGTTTGTCCGACGACGCCAGTCGCCGTGGTGACGAGCGATGGGGGCGTGCGGCGGTTGCGCCCGATGCGCTGGGGGTTCATTCCAAGCTGGTACAAGACGCCGACGGACGGGCCGCTGATCATCAATGCACGGGCCGATACGGTGGCGGTGAAGCCCGCCTTCCGCGAGGCGGTGCGGGCGCGGCGCTGCATCGTGCCCGCGAGCGGGTTTTACGAATGGCAGGCCGAGGGCAAGGCCAAGCTGCCGTGGTATTTCACCCGTGTGGATGGGGCGCCCTTGGCCTTTGCGGGACTGTGGCAGAGGTGGGGGGAACTGGACACGGTGGCCATCGTCTCGACTGACGCGGGGCCGGGGATGTGCGGGCTGCACCACCGCGAAGCCGTGGTGCTGGAGGCGGCCGACTGGCCCCTGTGGCTGGGCGAGGCGGGGCATGGGGCGGCGGTGTTGATGAAAGCCTCGGGCGGCGGGGTGCTGGCGGCGCATCGGGTGGACGTGGCGGTGAATTCCAACCGTGCCGAGGGGGCGGGATTGATCGAGCCGCTTTTGGCGTGA
- a CDS encoding DUF952 domain-containing protein, producing MLIYKIFRRPEWDAYRAAGQTAGAPIDIADGFIHFSTAAQVAETAAKWFATESDLVLVAFNSTTLGPMLKWEPSRGGALFPHLYRPLTLADVVWDKSLPLGASGHIFPEGVW from the coding sequence ATGCTGATCTACAAAATCTTCCGCCGCCCCGAATGGGATGCCTACCGCGCCGCCGGCCAGACCGCAGGCGCCCCCATCGACATAGCCGATGGCTTCATCCACTTTTCGACGGCGGCCCAGGTCGCCGAAACCGCCGCGAAATGGTTCGCCACCGAAAGCGATCTCGTCCTCGTCGCCTTCAACTCCACCACCCTCGGCCCGATGCTGAAGTGGGAGCCATCCCGCGGCGGCGCCCTCTTCCCGCACCTTTACCGCCCCCTCACCCTCGCCGATGTGGTCTGGGACAAATCCCTGCCCCTCGGTGCCAGCGGCCATATCTTCCCCGAAGGTGTCTGGTGA
- a CDS encoding quinone-dependent dihydroorotate dehydrogenase yields the protein MKRLERAGLALLHLTDPETAHGLSIRALQAGLAPAPGPVTSPRLATTLAGLELPNPVGLAAGYDKNATAIAPLSRAGFGFIEVGAATPRPQPGNPKPRLFRLTQDRAAINRFGFNNQGADAIATRLAQRQRGPVQGYVPVGLNLGANKDSPDRAADFAAVLATCGPHADFATVNVSSPNTEKLRDLQGRAALTALLRGVMDTRARLATPIPIFLKIAPDLTDDDLKDIAAAAFETGIAGIIATNTTLARDGLSSPHRSEAGGLSGAPLFDKSTRILARLSALTQGTLPLIGVGGIETAEQAYAKIRAGASAVQFYTAMVYHGLSLAADIATGLDRLLARDGFSSIDEATGTARADWL from the coding sequence GTGAAACGGCTCGAACGCGCGGGCCTCGCCCTTCTCCACCTGACAGACCCCGAAACCGCACACGGCCTGTCGATCCGCGCGCTGCAAGCAGGCCTCGCCCCCGCCCCCGGCCCCGTCACCTCGCCCCGCCTCGCCACAACCCTTGCGGGCCTCGAACTCCCCAACCCAGTCGGCCTCGCCGCAGGCTACGACAAGAACGCCACCGCCATAGCCCCCCTGTCGCGCGCAGGCTTCGGCTTCATCGAGGTCGGTGCAGCCACCCCCCGCCCGCAACCGGGCAACCCGAAACCCCGTCTGTTCCGCCTGACCCAAGACCGCGCCGCAATCAACCGCTTCGGCTTCAACAACCAAGGCGCAGACGCCATCGCCACCCGCCTCGCGCAGCGCCAACGCGGCCCCGTCCAAGGCTACGTTCCCGTTGGCCTCAACCTAGGCGCCAACAAGGACAGCCCCGACCGCGCCGCCGATTTTGCGGCCGTCCTCGCCACCTGCGGCCCGCACGCCGACTTCGCCACCGTCAACGTCTCCTCCCCCAACACCGAAAAACTCCGCGATCTCCAGGGCCGCGCCGCCCTCACCGCGCTGCTGCGCGGCGTGATGGACACCCGCGCCCGCCTCGCCACCCCGATCCCGATCTTCCTGAAAATCGCCCCCGACCTGACCGATGACGACCTCAAGGACATCGCCGCCGCCGCTTTCGAAACCGGCATCGCAGGCATCATCGCCACCAACACCACCCTCGCGCGCGACGGCCTTTCCAGCCCGCATCGCAGCGAAGCGGGCGGCCTCTCCGGCGCGCCCTTGTTCGACAAATCCACCCGCATCCTCGCCCGCCTCTCGGCCCTGACCCAAGGCACCCTCCCCCTGATCGGCGTCGGCGGCATTGAAACCGCCGAGCAGGCCTATGCCAAGATCCGCGCCGGGGCCTCGGCCGTCCAGTTCTACACCGCCATGGTCTACCACGGCCTCAGCCTCGCCGCCGACATCGCCACCGGCCTCGACCGCCTCCTCGCCCGCGACGGCTTCTCGTCGATAGATGAGGCCACCGGCACCGCCCGCGCCGACTGGCTCTGA
- a CDS encoding Lrp/AsnC family transcriptional regulator has protein sequence MRCVFVQFRCTPGKTYEVAEAIYDREVVSELYSTSGEYDLIAKVYIPDDEDVGHYLSGRLFDIPDIVRTLTTMTFKAF, from the coding sequence ATGCGCTGCGTTTTCGTCCAGTTCCGCTGCACCCCCGGCAAGACCTACGAGGTGGCGGAAGCCATCTATGACCGCGAGGTGGTGAGCGAGCTTTACTCGACCAGCGGCGAGTATGATCTGATCGCCAAGGTCTATATCCCCGACGACGAGGATGTGGGCCATTACCTGTCGGGGCGGCTGTTCGACATTCCGGACATCGTGCGGACCCTGACCACGATGACGTTCAAGGCGTTCTGA
- a CDS encoding ATP-dependent DNA helicase, with translation MNAPALTFSEDQAEAWDRVAAELFLSGIDLASGEVLPREEGKPSVLAVVGKAGSGKTMLLASLTKSLVAAGVEVVSGDYEGKKRKDRRTLAVLAPTNKAASVLRLRGVPATTIHRILYTPVYDPEYERIAEWLAGNGERPVVEGLTDISLDRALAFYQTVASIPGALAAAGLKGSDFIKGWKRREEPLDVGFIDESSMLDERALDDLREIFPTLVLFGDPAQLAPVGLSGEMVFDRLGDSRRLVLSRIHRQTQDNPILDLAHALGDEALRFDQFERMVEDISARDGRVVMAERVDADLMSRSPVLVWRNATRIRLISAFRGAFGAPEDALLPGEPLICDGIELPLKHRKKRIDLEARGLIKGAQVIYLGPGSKDGFAKLHVVGAEEPQVSAASIIKIEKPDEEEPFIPAAAKMGAAFLHGAAVTIHKAQGSQWEDVQVFAPDIYAAAQAGRSEAGVPLWKRLAYVAITRASTRLLWVTRYRLGKPKGELGISDLKKGPAALVLQPEALPEGE, from the coding sequence ATGAATGCGCCCGCCCTTACCTTTTCCGAAGATCAGGCCGAAGCCTGGGACCGTGTGGCGGCCGAGTTGTTCCTTTCGGGCATCGATCTTGCCTCGGGCGAGGTTCTCCCGCGTGAGGAGGGCAAGCCTTCGGTGCTGGCGGTGGTGGGCAAGGCGGGGTCGGGCAAGACGATGCTTCTGGCCAGCCTGACCAAATCGCTGGTGGCGGCGGGGGTCGAGGTGGTCTCGGGCGATTACGAGGGCAAGAAACGGAAAGACCGGCGCACGCTGGCGGTGCTGGCACCGACCAACAAGGCGGCATCGGTGCTGCGCCTGCGCGGGGTTCCGGCGACGACGATCCACCGGATCCTCTATACGCCGGTTTACGACCCCGAATACGAACGCATCGCGGAATGGCTGGCCGGAAACGGCGAGCGGCCTGTGGTCGAGGGGCTGACCGACATTTCGCTGGACCGGGCCTTGGCGTTTTACCAGACGGTGGCATCGATCCCCGGCGCGCTGGCGGCGGCGGGGTTGAAGGGGTCGGATTTCATCAAGGGCTGGAAGCGGCGGGAAGAGCCGCTGGATGTGGGGTTCATCGATGAATCCTCGATGCTGGACGAACGCGCGCTGGACGATCTGCGCGAGATTTTCCCGACGCTGGTGCTGTTTGGCGATCCGGCGCAGTTGGCGCCGGTGGGGCTGTCGGGCGAAATGGTGTTTGACCGGCTGGGCGATTCGCGCCGGCTGGTTTTAAGCCGCATCCACCGCCAGACGCAGGACAATCCGATTCTCGATCTGGCCCATGCGCTGGGCGATGAGGCGCTGCGCTTCGACCAGTTCGAGCGGATGGTGGAAGATATTTCCGCCCGTGACGGGCGGGTGGTGATGGCGGAACGGGTGGATGCGGACCTGATGTCACGCAGCCCCGTGCTGGTGTGGCGCAATGCGACGCGGATCAGGTTGATTTCGGCCTTTCGCGGGGCGTTCGGCGCGCCCGAGGATGCGTTGCTGCCGGGCGAGCCTTTGATCTGCGACGGGATCGAATTGCCGTTGAAGCATCGCAAGAAGCGGATCGATCTGGAAGCGCGCGGGCTGATCAAGGGGGCGCAGGTGATCTACCTTGGCCCCGGATCGAAGGACGGTTTCGCCAAATTGCATGTGGTGGGGGCCGAAGAGCCGCAGGTTTCGGCGGCCTCGATCATCAAGATCGAGAAGCCCGACGAGGAAGAGCCGTTCATTCCGGCGGCGGCCAAGATGGGGGCTGCCTTCCTGCACGGCGCGGCAGTGACGATCCACAAGGCGCAAGGGTCGCAATGGGAGGATGTGCAGGTCTTCGCGCCCGACATCTATGCCGCAGCGCAGGCGGGCCGGTCGGAGGCGGGCGTGCCCTTGTGGAAGCGGCTGGCTTACGTGGCGATCACGCGGGCATCGACGCGGCTGTTGTGGGTGACGCGCTACCGGCTGGGCAAGCCCAAGGGAGAACTGGGAATTTCCGATCTGAAGAAGGGGCCGGCTGCGCTGGTCCTGCAGCCCGAGGCGCTGCCCGAGGGGGAGTGA